CCAAGAATAAGCCCTGCATAGGACTTTTCTAGGACTTTTATAGCCCCAGTGCATCTCTCTTCATCCACACGTCACATAAAATCCAAATTGGGGTCAAAGTGAAGGTATCGAAGCCAAACGAAGAacagaattgaaaaataaaatttcggttGGCGTGATGGGCTTGCATTGACAAGAtgaaaattcgagaatttAACTCACcctcaaatcaaaattttatttttcaattccattttctttatttggAATCTCTACGATGTGTGACTGCCGAGATATACCTAGTTAAACCCCTTCTAGGGCTAGAAAGTGAATGACATAGAACAAATGGCAAAGGTTCCAAGCCGTGAGCTGATGACGGACTTAAATTGCCGTGGGTCACTGCTCTATCGTAGTGTACAAAGTAAGACGAATAAAATGTCAGACCATATGGACTGCTATTCATTCGATACAACAATTCGTATGTCTGAAGAAGATCACCCACCTGTCACCAGTACGATTTCCCCTGTTCGTTTTGGGTGTTTACGTTTACATAAAAGTGTTCAAAATAAgaataaaattacttttccaCGGTTTAGAACCTGCTTTTCGATCAGATTTCGCAACTACTCGACACTCTTCCGCCAAACTCCACCAAACAAACTTATCAATCATGGCAAAAATGGCTTTCCAGCACCAGGTAAGACATTTCGTACTGTCCTTTTGTGCATTCGAGCAAAAATAACTTCTGGATGACTGTTTCAGGCCGGCACCGCAATGGAGTGTTTGAGTGTAAGATAAGCCTGTAGATAATCAGTGCACTCAACAAAAATGATTGATCCGGTGAATTCTATGTTTCAGATTCCGATAACACTGCATAAAGAGGTGGACTGTGATAGTGAAGGTCGAGAAGTACTAAAATGTGGTTTCAAAATCGGTGGTGGCATCGATCAAGACTACAAGAAAAGTCCACAAGGGTACACTGATTATGTGAGTAAATAGAGAGGGAGACGACCGATATGTTTGTAAATGACGTTGTGTTATGTCATCAGGGTATCTATGTGACGGAAGTGCACACGGACAGTGCGGCTGCCAAAGCTGGATTAAGGATTCACGACAAAATATTGCAATGCAACGGATACGATTTTACGATGGTCACACACAAGAAGGCAGTGAGCTACATTCGTAAGAATCCCATTCTCAATTTGTTGGTTGCCCGAAGAGGTGTGACATCAACTTAATGAtcgaaatcggttttctttctacctcttgaaaatttgtataccGAAGATATTCCATGCTTTCGTCATTTccacagaatttttgtttgcgATAAATCAACAAATGGACGTGTTTTGctcttattttgtattttttatttgaaccttttttattgtaaaatataatttattgtaaattgacACAGCTGGTTTTATATGATACGGCTGACCTGTTCTGGTTGGATGAATCACTTCTTTTTCCGTTTGACAATTTTCGGATTCACTACACCGTAATGTTGGTTAATCGGTGCATTCAATTTCCGTTTTCTATTCgcatttttgatttgtttataGGTCACTGACGCTCCACCTTGTGCATTTTTCCCCACTTTGGACAATGCATCACTTTCCCGTTCCTTCTCCTGCAACACTTTCTTCTCCGCCAGCAAttctttgtaatttttgtacTTATTCTTCGCGGGTTTTGCTCCCAATTTCACAGCGAACGCTATTTTTGCCACTTCCTTGTCTTTCGATTCCAATCCGGACGTGCCAAATGTAATCACTTCATGTTTGGCTCGTTTGATATCGAAGATGTTTTTCAGCGTCTTGTcgatattttccaatttcttgTCTGTCAGCGATTTTTGCTTTGGTTTATAAGACTCAAATGTGGTGCACTTGAATTGGTCCAGTGATTGTGATTTTTTGGCCAATGCTGCCTTCgttggaattaaatttaattcatttaaagcCATTTCTACGATCAAATTCAACAGCAGCATGCACAGCACGcacgaaaaataataaataaatcgaaaaaccaGACTaaaagaaagagagagagaacaGTCAAATTATGACACTTGCGACCCAGCCGACTTTCATTcctattttttaatttcaggGACTCAGAATATGAAGGTGTCATGCGGGAAACGCCTAAAACGTAATATATAATGACAATCCCGAAGGCGGTTGAagttaaaatacaattttttaatttacatatGACGATCCACCTGATATTATTGATTCGTGACCGAGGGGTAAATCACTGATTTTATGACAAGGATTTTATGGGATTATATGGGATTATTTGGTGATTATATGGGATTATATGAGAAAGTGATTACCCCATCGGTAgtgacagttttttttactaatgGCCTTCAATGTCATAGCCCATAGCAAGGTGAAAGCACGGTAAGCATCGGGTATTTgtagattttgaatttaagtttctgTGTGTTGCACACATTGTATACATTGTCATATGTGTCCAAGGTCTTTAATTTGTGCTAGGTGAAGTCTTTTTTCACTAGAAATATGCTTTACCTtcctttttccttttatttgaaaaaaaaaacttgaagtTGTCAGATCTGTCAACGTAGAACAACGtaacagaaaatttgttataaacaaaaagtctATTCTCATTTCGTAAAGGAGCCACTAGCAGATTCCTATGATGCCTCCTTCGAGACTTATTCTTTCGGACATTATACTGTTTTCATATAAAGTATTATCAAACTGTACTGTACACTGTACTGTCAAATCATTTATATTGtaaagtttaaaataaaagaatacTTAAAAGATCccttttatttgtttgtatgcAAGGAGTTTGTGACAACCGATATAGAAAACTTGTTACTCAAACACTTTCGTGATGTATTGTGACCATTCTGACTCAATGTGAGtgataaaaaaacgaattcttGCCCaagattctgaaagaacaagttaagacacatctgagttgatcacaaaggtggtgacacacaaattttgacaaatagatggtTTTTATTGAGCACACCCAaaacagattgtttgaaatgtcaacttgataaaaactttttttttcttcaagttgacatttcaaacaatctgcaATGAGTgtgttcaataaaaagcatctatttgtcaaaatttgtgtgtcgtCCGcagtcacccgccttcgtgggtgtGCTTTCAGAACTTTGTTCTTACATCccgtgcctaaaatttgaaatattccCAGCCAATATATATCATCCGATCATATGTCTCAAAAATGCTTTTAGATATGTCAAGTAACTGTCAAGTCGCTCTGGGACTATTTTTCACTGAGTTTTGTGACGTTGTGTTGTCAAAGACTCAAAGAAGGTGTGGAAAGTCGCATTACCATTtcaaaatgcatttaaaacaACTGAAATCTAAAGCAAGTGAATTtataaacaatagaaaatctaCCAACGAGCTGCTGGACATCATAGAACATTTTAATGTGAGTGCTTCGCCAATAAACACGATGAAACATTGTTGAGGTTATGTTCGCTTTGTTTGAATTTacgatttttccatttttccgaAGGAATGCATCGTACGAAAATCATCGGTTACACCATGTCTGCTGACATTGGAACAGATATTTATGGAGATAATTAGCCGTAGGGATATGTATATCGACATACAGCCTTTGAAATCCGCAATGGGTAAGAGCAAAAATGTCTCCGTCAATGATTGACCTCAAAAGAAGTGAAATGTCAGAATGAGACAGTTTCACACGCTTTCCCTTTTCGGGTTTTTGTGttattatcgtccaaagagTCTTCGCTGCTAATGATCACCTGTCTCTCTCCGTACAGATTCGAATCAAGATCTGCAGTACAAAGAATGGTTGCAAGAACGGTACCGTGACGTTATGAAATCGATTTTACAATGTTTTAACTCCGACAAGCCCAGTGAAAGTAGTCAGGCGCTGGTAACCGCTATGCATCTGCTGAGTCATGAGGGTAAACACCCCATCGAACACACAAcggacgcaaacttttttccaATCAATCGATTCCGCAACATATTGCTGCGACTGTTGTCATCCGAAAAATTGAACCATCAGCTGATCATGCGATTCAAAGAATATTCGGCGTACGCGGACGTACTGTTTTACGCATGGAAATTGTTACCGGGCTTAACGCCAAAGGGAAAACCGGCCAGTGACGTTTACGTGCAGAACTACTTAGATTTACTGGGATCCATACCGCTGGCTGCCGATGTAAACGAACCACCGCAGTATCTGTGCGGAACGGGCGATCATCCCGGATACGATTATGCGGTGATGCGACGGAATCTGAACAAAGTGTGGAATTGCGCAGTGTTATGGGATCTGACTGAAACTACGCACAAGCAATTGTTAATTGTTTTACTGGAAAAGATATTGCCGCATCTGGACAAACCGGTTTTGTTGACAGATTTTCTTATGGACTCATTGGATGTTGGTGAGTTGAGTTGATTTTttggtttcgtttttttttcgttcgaaaCTTCAGTTTGGTATGTTAGAGTTACTGAGCCCAGCTTAGTCATTAAGTTTTCCTATTGACGGACCTGTCACTCTTCATACTGCAAAACACAATTTGATCAGTAAATCTCCCCAGAATTGATGGAACAAAATTTCCTCTTCTTCAGATAGTCCAAAGTGTCTAAAGAGTCTAAATTGGTTAAAAAAGATCCAAcagtttttgtgtgtgatataGTGTCAAGCTTCACTCGTTCGACCTACGCTAGTCGAGCGCTACACTTTTCgttttgcaaattttctatgttttgGATCACAATTTGCTTTGAGATTCAAAGGCAAAATTGTTCATTGCAACTCCACTAACATTTTTTCCTAAGACGACAACACCTTAAAATTCCTCTATAAACCAGTAGTTTCGATTGAACCCGCGCTAACGGTAAAATTATGATTAGTGCGGTGTCAACCTAAGTTTCTGTTTCACTGGGCAATGTTTAGATGTCGACGTCTTACCGTAGCTTCACACAGTAACGTACGTTTCGAAtgtcttttgttctatttcgAATATGAcatttagaacaaaagaaatttaatagGTACATACGTCGCTATGTACCAGTtacgaaaaaatgtttgtgtagCTGCAAGGAACAACTTTGCCTTTGAATGTCACAAGAAATCTTGGCACAAAATATCGGAATTCTGCAAAACGACTGGCACTGAAATTACTGAAATTacttttcgttaaatttcagaaatttttggtaaatttcagcaCATTCGGTAAATGAATCCTCCAATAATATGCCCTGGGCTTGAGCCGACTTAAAACGGCAGCTGGGGGATTTTGTTctttagaaaaattgaatttcggaACAGGTCTAATTCAGGTCTAAGGAGAAATTGAGTCGAAAGCTCGGCATTAAGTACAATGTCATATTTCGGCCTTCCATTGCATATTTACCATTAGTAGGCTGAATTCTCTAAGCAGATTAAGCTGAAGTTGACCTGTTTAGAGGGTAGTCAGACCTGTGCAATGGGTAGTGAAAGCTGTTTATTACAAATCATACGACATTGAGCTTACTGGCGAGTTTCCTACGTGGTGTTTGATGCAATTTCGTGTGACCTGAGTTCTTGCTtgttccatcgtacggtaaaaaagaattttgacagaccaaaaacaaccgaccgtcatccacagaagcacaCATAACCGTCACTTAAACAAAATCGttcgttaaaatttcaaagtgaggttgtgttggcttctctgtggatgacaaTTGACActttgaacggccttggaacagaccttgATAATGTTTTGTATGAGTGAGACAGCTGAAGGAACCTAGACACAAAATTGGTTGactttaaaatataaaatcaagaGATAAGTCAGTCGTACTACACATATACACTACGGTGGCTCTAATGCATCTAAAAATCACACATTCCTTATACGATTGCCGAATCTTAAAAACTGTCTCGTCAATGAAATGGCTGAACCAATGGCATAaaaatctgtcaaaatttaGACAGATTTCTTTCCACCCGAACCTGCTCGCAATAAGATTCATTTTTAGAGTGTCATTCGTCCTGCATGACTAACGCTAACAACTTCCTTCTTTCTCCATAAATAGGTGGACCGATAAGTTTGCTGGCATTACAGGGAGTGTTCACACTCATCCAACAGCACAATTTATCATACCCCAACATCTACGAAAAGCTGTACTCGATGTTCGAGCCGGAaatatttcacacaaaatttaagGCCAGACTGTTCTATTTGGCCGACATATTTTTGAGTTCGATTGCATTGCCCGAAAATTTGGTCGCCGCATTCATCAAACGTTTAGCCCGTTTAGCTCTAGTCGCACCACCCCAAGACATTGTCATCATACTGTATTTCATAGGCAACTTAATCATCAGGCATCCGGGCCTGAAACGACTCATTTGCCATGCCAGCGGTGGCGAAGTGTCAAAAGATCCATATATTATGGACGAACGTGTACCGAATAAGTCGTTTGCGTTGGAGAGCTCGTTGTGGGAAATTGCCACTTTACAAAGTCATGCGCTGCCGTCAATTGCTCAGGCGGCTAAATTCATTACGAATCCGTTGCCGAGTATTGAATGGGATTTGAGCAGTGTGTTGGAGGTTAACGAAAATGATGTGAGTCGGTTTTTAAGTTTGATGCTTTCAGTGACGCTGTTGCATTAAACACAATTCTTTTACCAGCAGATCAATTTGCgcattttgcattttgttacgaaatttcaattttgaatttcctttttcaGATTTTCGATCAAGAAATCGTTAAACGATCGAAGGCTTGTGCTCTAAATTTCGAAAGGCCACAGTCAATGTTCCAAGCGAAAAGTGATAGATTTACACAATACTGGCAGTTGTTTTAGTGAGTATAGGATgtagaattttaaatttaaatcggTGCCGACACCGATCCTTAAGGTAACATACGTAATgtaatttaacataaaaaaacaaacaaacaaacaaacaaaccataTTTGTGACACAGTGACATTAAACGTGCTGTcaatattataaataaatttcttatattaaaacaaacaagcaaaacattttttaatcgattgaaGTGCAGCCTCTCGATTCGCAAAGTTAGAAGGCGAAATTACTAACGTAAGACGACAAAAGTGACAGCCCTTTAAATAAGCTTTAAATCTTCCAAATTTGATTACTAGACCACTGCAGAACTATAATTGTCTCTATCGCTTCGAAAATCATACCTTCTGCTCTCAAATTTAGATGGTAGAAGCCTTGTTTAATTTCGTCGAGTAAATTAGATTGAGTGATGCATGGACTTGATATTCTTGTGGAGTTTGATGATACGCTTAGAATGATTCCAAGAATTCCAAGATtcgaaggagaaaaaaaagctCTGTACTGTTACATTGCATAGCAGGTGGTTAAtgattatttcaaaaatttaaaaatcgatttttgaaatctTGGGATGATACCAATTGTATGTGGACCACTTCCATTCCGATCCCCGAACCATCGCACAACCTATTGAATATGaatctcgatttttttttgcgtacagagggattcttttgaaaattagaatcttgaaatcggacgcattttccattgaacttttttatatgtgcctgaattgtattggtccctagaacctaaaaccactttaaaaaaaattcttcgaatcttgtgtggctagtgggaggtgatcgaaaactgaaaacatgcacttttcttacaaaaatttctccagttacacgagccgtacagggtcgtgtggggtgtcattagaaaggtaattgcatgtactaaTGGGAAAAATagggtcttgttgggtttaaaattcatccacactgagatatgtgcagttgaagttttcagccGAAAAAACCAAACTACTGTAAGCTCTATTTTTCctaaaagtacatgcaattacctttcaaatgacaccccacacgaccatgtacgtttcgtgtacctcgagaaatttctgtaagaaaagtgtaagttgtcagtcttttttcggttgaaaacttcaactgcacatatctcagtgtggatgaattttaaacccaacaagaccctATTTTTCCCATTAgcacatgcaattacctttctaatgacaccccacacgaccctgtacggctcgtgtaactggagaaatttttgtaagaaaagtgcatgttttcagttttcgatcacctcccaTTAGCCACACaaaattcgaagaatttttttgaaagtggttttaggttctagggaccaataccaattcaggcacatataaaaaagtccaatggaaaatgcgtccgatttcaagattctgtttttcaaaagaatccctcacaatACTATCAATAGTTCGGCCAAAATATTCCCCTGCACTCAATCAATATAGCAAATGACCCCTGTCTAATTTGCGAAACATTCTCGAAAGTTACCATCGCAGTTCGTTACTGTCGTATCAATCAATCGGTGTCTTATGAAAATTATAGTTGTTAGATGAAAATCGATCGTGGTCGTTTGTGCTCAACCCAGATCTGAAtccagcttgttcaacaggttgatagaagtcgaacttgttggTGTTTCTTTTTGTGATGATTTTCATGAATAGCTTGTACAGTGTACACAAAGAGCTACGGAacgaagtatgcttggaattacgctcagagacaaaatgacaaatcaatggattcgagaGCAAACAAacgtcgttgatgtcatggaaagaattgcGTCTCTCAAGTGGAGTTGGGCAGGACATATTGCGAGAAGAACAGATGACCGCTGGACACATGCCATtatgaactggagaccacccAAAACAAGACCTGTGGACAGACCACCgcagagatggacaaacggagaGCTACATCAAGGATACATATGGACACacaaattggcaacaagtggcaatggatcgtacagCATGGAAAGATTTAggggaggcctacatccagcagtggatacaaACAGgctaaaaaagaagaagaagaagaagaagaactagtgttgaaatattgcGACTACGACGTTTCGGGCAAATGTTGTTCCTAACTTTAACTAAAAAAGctttttagcatgcgttaggaaaatgaatgttttgaCATAGCTTCATCTGCCTTGAGATGAATGCTAGAGCAATTAAGGCATATTTTGGACAACTGCTCAGTCATTTCAAACTGGATGAAACTAATATAAGACAAAATACTTTTCTATACAAAGCTATAACGTCTATGGTCGAAATGTTCGTCGTATACTTTCGAAAACGGACTCTTTTACAGGAAATTCTGAAATAGAAAATCTAGGTcctcatttgttaaacaaattttgtgtgtaatcATTTGAAATCCACAACGAGTCCCGAATCAGAATTCTTCGTCATACGGTATATTCGTTTGCTACGGCTGTCAATTGTGCAGTTGCGTGCAGGATTTTCGGCGTAGTTTGACTCTGAACAACGAAACAAATATACTGTTGTAACTGGTGTGTTGGTCgctg
Above is a genomic segment from Bradysia coprophila strain Holo2 unplaced genomic scaffold, BU_Bcop_v1 contig_24, whole genome shotgun sequence containing:
- the LOC119077931 gene encoding tax1-binding protein 3 homolog, which gives rise to MAKMAFQHQAGTAMECLSIPITLHKEVDCDSEGREVLKCGFKIGGGIDQDYKKSPQGYTDYGIYVTEVHTDSAAAKAGLRIHDKILQCNGYDFTMVTHKKAVSYIRKNPILNLLVARRGVTST
- the LOC119077926 gene encoding uncharacterized protein C1orf131 homolog → MLLLNLIVEMALNELNLIPTKAALAKKSQSLDQFKCTTFESYKPKQKSLTDKKLENIDKTLKNIFDIKRAKHEVITFGTSGLESKDKEVAKIAFAVKLGAKPAKNKYKNYKELLAEKKVLQEKERESDALSKVGKNAQGGASVTYKQIKNANRKRKLNAPINQHYGVVNPKIVKRKKK
- the LOC119077880 gene encoding nucleolar complex protein 4 homolog A, yielding MHLKQLKSKASEFINNRKSTNELLDIIEHFNECIVRKSSVTPCLLTLEQIFMEIISRRDMYIDIQPLKSAMDSNQDLQYKEWLQERYRDVMKSILQCFNSDKPSESSQALVTAMHLLSHEGKHPIEHTTDANFFPINRFRNILLRLLSSEKLNHQLIMRFKEYSAYADVLFYAWKLLPGLTPKGKPASDVYVQNYLDLLGSIPLAADVNEPPQYLCGTGDHPGYDYAVMRRNLNKVWNCAVLWDLTETTHKQLLIVLLEKILPHLDKPVLLTDFLMDSLDVGGPISLLALQGVFTLIQQHNLSYPNIYEKLYSMFEPEIFHTKFKARLFYLADIFLSSIALPENLVAAFIKRLARLALVAPPQDIVIILYFIGNLIIRHPGLKRLICHASGGEVSKDPYIMDERVPNKSFALESSLWEIATLQSHALPSIAQAAKFITNPLPSIEWDLSSVLEVNENDIFDQEIVKRSKACALNFERPQSMFQAKSDRFTQYWQLF